Sequence from the Tripterygium wilfordii isolate XIE 37 chromosome 10, ASM1340144v1, whole genome shotgun sequence genome:
TGGTTCACATATTCAGTCCACCGGTGGGTGAACTCTGGGGTAGCTTGATGGCATTCAGTGAAGGCAAAAATCTTGGTTGAAGACAGGATTGAAGCAGACACAGAGTAGATGTTGATGAGAGCTTTAACCAACCACAAGCCCCTGCCAGAAAATGATTTGTTCTCTAAAATATACGGTGGCAGAGGAACCATTTAGACGAGTCCAAACTGTCAAGCCAGTTGAGTTGTATTATAATACTATACTCCGCACTTGTTGTTATGAGGAGACTCCCTAAAATAATATGGAAGATCATTGGAAGACAGAAGGTTGATCCATAATGGCACAACGGCCTCAACATCTTCAGCAATCTCCATGTCACTTGGATCAGTGCTTAACCAATCAGGAGTTTGTCAACGGTTAAAGGGGAACAAAGCAAAATCAGTAAACTGGAAGAAATCCTGGTAAAAGTTAGAGAAGCAGTCCTTGAAGATGTGACCCAAAGGCTCAACTCATTTGAATTGCAGACCAAAACAATCCAGGTCTAAGGAGGCAGGATTTCGTTCAGGGCACAAGGGCTTGAAGTAGGCCCATAACCAAAGCTACATTATCCACAGAGGGCCAGGGCAACTCTCAAAACCAGACTCAATGAACGATCTCATGGCCTGGTACACCAACGCTAGGACCATAGGAGCAAAGGAGTACACTACCCTGTGCGCTCTGCAAAGGGCAAGTCTGGTGAAATCCTGGGTTCTATCGAAACTGTGTCTTTACCTTTTGCAAAAGTTTTCAACCAAAATAATTAGGAGATATCTTTTACCTTTGGGCAAGCGAAATAGGCTTTTTCTAAAGGCTCGACGACGTTGTTTGCTTCTGGACCCTCAAACTTGATCCCCTAAAGGAAGGCAAGATTCTAGGAGGGTGGGCCCTGAAATGGAAAGAATTGGTCTCCACGTCCCAAAATTGAGTAGCAGCACACAGGATTGCTTTGTCAACATGGAATTTTTGGTCACTAATCAAGAGGAAGTCCTGGATCCCAAGTCTCTCCCACAAATGTTCCAGATGAGGGTAAAGGTGACCAAACCAGTTGCCATACCGTGGGTCCTCTATGGGCCATAGGCAGATTCAAGAGGTCTTAAAATAAGTAGCCTATGAATGAGTTTGGGTGAAGGGAAGCTCGAAGCCACAGAGAGGGTAGAAAGAGTTCAGTGATTTTGGGAAAGAACCAACAAAAGAAGGGGCGAGTTCGAAACTCTCAGATCTAAAGGCTGGAGTAGAAACTTGCAAAAAAGGATGGCCGTTTATGGGGATTTCTTCTTGAGTAATGATTTCTTGAACTTGAACACCTGGGTCAGAAGAAAGATATAAAGTTCCAACGGCGGCCATGGTGAAAGATAGCAGAAGAAATTTTGTGAAAGAAGGAGTTTCGTATAGAGAAGAGAGACGAAGAAATGAGAAGACAGTAGAAAGAGTTTTTCCTCTGTCACTCTTTGGGTGGAGGTGAAACTCTCAATGAAAATCGTGTCAGCTTAGCTAATTGGTGGAGAATAAGGCCAAAGATCACGCTGATGACTCAATAGATGGaggatcaaaaatcaaaattcaaatcattCCCTTGTTCCAAGAGGAAGGTTTGAAAGGGgcattgtttgtaccaaaactaAGTCCTACAAGTCAGTTGACATGTGACAAAGAGGGACCCACAATGCACAAAAGGCGACCAATCTACTGTTGACATGTGGCGGAGGCAAGGAGATTTTTATGCTAATCGGTGTTCATTTGTAGGTTTTTGATTGGTTGCTGGCATGAAATCCAGGGATTAGTTCTCAGAAATCAGGGCTGTCCGAAGTTAGTTGTCCAAGGAGCTACAATTTAGGGAGTTTTGGTCCTAACATAAAGATTCTTCCCAAACGTGGTTTGTTGGATTATGACCAGGAGGAACGTAATTTTGTTAGCTGAACAACCCGGTTTCCTCTCAAACACATTTCTAGGTGAAACacatctctccatagcggaAGCCACGTTCATCCTGCACCACTCAGAAGTATCCATTTTCACATAGCTTTTCGTGTAGAAGAAGCAACAAGATAATTCGCCATGAGTCATGTTCTCATATTTTTCCTCATGAGGCCTGAAGACTCGCGAAGAGGTGCCTTCTATGACATCAAATAGAGTGCACTCCATCCATAAAGAAGCAGCATGACCAAAAGGACACTGCCATTATTCTCACTTTCAGGAGAAAGTTGTAGTTACAAGACTCAATAGTCCAGTCACTCGAGCAAGTAGCAAGAGAGTAGTTATGCCACGATTTCCATGACATCCCACGACATATCCaataagaagaacaaaagaagttcTAATCTCTAAGGactacaaaagaagaagagaaagaagcaaCAACCACCCCACGTCAAACACATACCCAACGTCTTCAAtcttttatttgctttcttaggcatggctccggccatttatctttttatttagcatggttCCACACCAACTAATATTTAGATTTACTTTTCCAAAAGCCTGTACGGCTACgttttagtttaagcttgtaaagcacgcatgcattgtttttaatttcattcCAATAGGAGCTCTTTTCATTCCGGTGATTAGTCTTATGTATTTCCTGCTTTTTTCTCCCATATTGACACTCCAGGCATTCTGTGTTCTTTTCCCGGCATGGCAAACCTCGAGCCAACagtttgtgttctctaactgcgCACAGTCCATTTGGTACAGAGGTCAGAATTGGTGCAAAATCTTACAAACCATCCTATCAAAATCCTTTAGGTTGACAGCAAATCCTGACACACCTGTAAATttaacatccatatccacaaaactCATGTTCCCAATAGCCAGAATTGTGAGGTCTCCTATCTAGAGAAGAAGACGACGAACATATTTTTGGCACATCCGGTGGGACGTGAGTATCAGAAGCAGCCAATATTGTGACGTCTCTTATCCAGTGTAGAAGATGATAAACAATTACTTAAATAACATTAAATAATGGTTAAATATAATTGACATAAAAAACATCATTTAATGTTTGACTCGTTCTAAATATTTTACCAACTCCGGACCGTCCTGGTCCGGGTCACAGGACTGCAACCATCAAAAAGTGCCTGCAGTCCCGCTTTACGGAACCGTTGTGCCAAGCGCATGCATTAAGCCAGCAGTACCACTAACTATAAATTAGCAGTACTGGTAACTATAAATGAGTCGTACCACTGGCTTTCCATAAGTCAACGTTTagacttattttttattttttttttcaaaaatgaggTGGGGCCCAATGTTATAACTGTAATAATTAAAGGCATTTTTTATAaggaaaattttatctacacaccatcaATATACTAAGTCTACACCACTTTCTCGTCATGATAAGCttacatcaaaaaattataagtttacacacaaattcATTGTATaaagaccaaattacccttatattatataatattagaactatttgtgttaagtttacacacatttaAACCCACAAAATATTCTCTCCTCTTTACCGTTTCCATCACTTGTGCCAACGGTTAAGCCTACCGATTCTTCAAATCCTGAATCACGTTGCCCTTACCGATTGTTCATTCCAGATTCGACTCATTTTTCTGACCTAGAAAAGGCAAAAACCAAGTTTCAAGCCGTGAGTTTTGAAGGTAAGCACTTGGATTCATATTTCTCTTAAAATGTATTATTAAATCTATCAAATCGAACGATATGGGGTTGTTTATTGTCACCGAAGCATGAGTGGGTGTGTGTAATTGTTAAATGGGGAGTTTTTTTGGGAATGAATCCGTATGCCTAGAATCAGTTAACCAAGTCCGATTTTGTGAAGAAAAGACGACAATATCGTGCCATTTTCATTGCTGAAAAACGACTGATACTGTCGTTTTTTGGATTGGAAAACGACTGACTATgtctctttttttctcaataCAACGACTGCGTCTGTCGTTTCTTTTAAAAAGAAACGACGGACTATGTCGTTTATTTTAACAAAAAACGACAGAGTGAGTCGTTCTTCAGCGTTGAAAACAACACAATGCTGCTGTTTTTGGGGCAGCAGTGTATAATATTCGTTTTTTAACTTgtaattttttcccctttctagTAATGGAGGTTTACAAGCGCAAGCGTAATAGACCTACAGCCTCCGCTCGTAGAGCGCATACTCAACAAATTCAAGGTGAGACATGTGGCTCTAATGATGCTAATAATCCACAAATGGAGGATGTTGTTGCACATGAGAACATAGAGACGCCACCTTTGCAAGCTGATGCAAGTCATAGTACGGATGTCCCTGAGGAGACTTCTTTTCTGTACGGTCCTCAGATATTAGATGTCATTCCAAATTTTAGTCACCACGTTGCATGTAGAATATCGAAAGGAAATGTAagtattatattttaatttaaaaattatttaatgtcTTTACAATTAAATTGTTTATTAACTTAATTATATATGTCAGGAACGTGAGTCTATTCGTATGCATTCGCACGGATCTAAGCTATTGGAGTGGAAGATCCCTGTGACAGCCACTCGATTCAAAGCGCTTATTGATAGAAGCGGTTTGAGTGTTCTTGCATCTTGCACGTTTGCACATTGCGATCGATGGTTGATATCTGCACTTTTGGAGCGTTGGTACCCAGATACAAACATATTCCACTTTAGGTTTGGTGAGATGACTGTGACTTAGATGATGTGTCTTCTTTATTGCATTTACCTATTGAGGGACATGTAGTGGTTGCGCATAGATTGACTACGGCGACTACCATTACACTACTTAGTGATGCATTAGGAGTGTCCATTAATGAGGCAGTATCTGCACTTGAGGGTGGCACTGGACATACCGTAAAGCTTGAGTGGCTTCGAGTCCAGTTTAGTGGTGTTGATGACAGTTGCTCGCAGGAGCGGATAGTTTCATGTGCACGTGCATTGACTTCATGAGAGATTATGCTTGGGGTGCAGCCGCACTTTGTCATCTATATCTCCAACTTGGGGATGCAACTAAAGATGACACTAGACAGGTTGCTGGGTATCTAACTCTTCTAGAGGCGTGGGCTTATGATCATTTTCCACGAGTCCGTCCAATTCGATGCCCTTCAATTATACGTTATTATGAGGATTCACCCAAAGCATCTCGTTGGATAGATAGGGACATTCCTGGAGGTGGTGCAGATTTAGGAAGAGCCACACGGCTAATTTTTGATACAAAGTCTTCACAAGAGGTTAGCAAATTTGTTTACATGTGTTGTTATTTATTTACAATTACTAACATCTTACAATAAATGGTGATTTGTAGGTTGTGTGGGAGCCATATCGAGATGCCAGACATTTTCACCCCTTCCATGATATATCTTTCTTCACTGGTTGTATCCCATTCATGGATGTTGTTGAGCCTTATAGTCCAGAGCGCGTACTCCGCCAATTCGGACGTGTGTAGATTATTCCACCCCCTCCGCTATATCCTAACTCTCAGCGCGAGTCCATTCGCCGTGGGAAGCGCAAGGCAGACGTGATCCATGTTCAAACATGGGATAGATGGAGAGTCACCTATTGGATGACACATTGCGGAGTGTCCCTATTGGGATGGATGGGATAGATTGTATTGATGGATTTATGGAGTGGTATGTCCCACGTACTCATTTATATGTTCATCCTGTGCAGTTTCCAGATGTCGTACCTTTACCTCTACCACGTCCATGGGGTGTTGCGGACATCCAGGCATATGGTAGACTGCATGCTGCACAGGAGGTTTATGATATTGGTCGTGATGTGGTTGGTAGAGGTAGTGGATACTACATGGACAGTGGTGTCAATGATTTGGTGGATCAGTTTGAGAGGATTACTCGTATACTCAATGACACTGGATTACTTCGTTGGGTCTGACATTCTTGTATTATTATAGTATATGTAGTTTATTATGCATATCTTTATTTACTTTGTATATGCAACTAAACTTACAATTAAACTTCTACTAATGTCAGTTTAAATTAAGTGTAAACTTTATTTTGCATATCTTTCTAAACTTTATTATCGTGCAAATGTAAATGTAACATCTCATTAACAAATGATCAAATAGAAGTCTATCATCGGGACATTATAAAAAAGTAATTCTAGTCACTATCTATATCAAATGTCTCTCTAGTAGCAACATCTGAACCAGTTAATTCTGCAAACTGAGTAATCCGATTTTGATAAGGTTCATCCCATCCTTCAGCTTGGAtagtatggtaatgatgccaatataaAGCCACTGGTGGTATCGGACAATCGTCAATAAAGCTCACCTGTATATGGATACACATTAGTACAGCAATTTTTAATTcgacaaataacaaaataataattatattcatCATCACCTGCACAAAATGATTCCCGTTGACAAAGCCCAGTGCAATAATGTTCTTAACATGATAAGGTTTCGGTCGGCTTCTGAGTGGTAAGAACGTCAAACATTGATGTCTTGACAGCAATACAACCACAATGTTATATTGAGTAGCTATCAAGTGTCCCATATCTGTTATTGTCATCCAATACTTCATATCTGCAGGAGACTCATAATAATTGAGCGCTATCAAATGATCTTTAGTTCTATCACCGAAGATCTCTGTGTAAAATCCCTCCCACATGTTGAGCTCTTCCAATAGTGAATGTCGTACATATTTCTAGCCGTCTTTAACATCAATCCCCATCAAACCAGCAACAGCTCGGTATCCACAATTACCATCAGCGGCAACATCGACAATGTCATTGATATATTTATCTATCGCACTGGGGAATTGACCACGATATATATTTATTCCTAACGGCTTCTCCACAACGACCATTGATGTGATATTTGAATTGCGACTAACCTGTTGGAAATAAATTTAGTTGATGTTTAAATATAAGAATATATTCATAAAATAAGCGTAATTTACATACTGATAatttatttcttccttgattagcttgatttttttttgacaaaaatctTCTTATCAGTTGAAGTCAGCTTCGATGATTGCGAAGATTTGTCAATGCATGTACTATCAACGAGTTCAAATGCAGAAGGAGCTCGGTGTGTAGATAGTTCAGCTTTTGAAAGTCTTACACGTGTCTTAAATTTATCTCTAGGCTCTGTCAAGTGTGTTGTGTTCGGATCAAATACCTCTCTGATTTTTCTTTGGTAATATGACCACTTCGAAGGATCTTCCTTCATTACTTGCGAAACAtatctaaaaaaaaatgttcgatGTTACAATGGTTAAATTGTATAGAGGATGGATAAACACATAAAAATCAAGTTGGAAATTTACCTGCTTAACTCAGGAATGAAGTCAGGAATTTACGGAGGATCACGTGGTATAATTTGAAGGCGGCTCCAGTGGGTGTCCAATGCAGATAATGGGATTGGAACATCATCTCGAACGTATCGAGCGAGCTCATGGGAGCATGGAATACCGTATGTGCGTCTACTCACACAACAACACAAATATGATGGTGCACATGAACTATCTACAAACTTTAACTGCTCACTAATGAGATCAAGTGCAGAGGTGGAAACATATCCTCGGATTTCTTTGAAAAGTGTTGGTCTGAAATTATGCTGGACTACAGTCTTACTTTTCTCGAACGAGGCATATATTTCAGTAAAATGCAATTAAAGGAGAGAATGAATCTTCAACCATGAAGATTCGAAGCTCCCTTGGGAAGAACCCAATTGTCGTTTAAGCTTCGCATGTGCGCTTTCAACTTTGCAAAAAAAGatgtaaaacatatatatttttaatagaatatgtatataaaacACCCAGAAGATATGTTTCATTACCTATTTGTTGCTGTTGTTCCAAGATGCTTATATTTATTTGTGAATGCAGCAACAAACCTCTCCTTATAAGGATTTAACCAAGTATCTAAGACATATTCAACAGGAGAGGGATTTCTATTAAATGTGGTCATGAGATCATTCACTCTACGTAAATAATCATCCTCATTATCTGCCAAAACAACAGTATTCCATATACTGTCAAACAATTCCCATGAGGCTTTGTCACTAAACATCTTCTTGCACTTtgccaaaatatttttgttgatatgCCATCTACATAACAAAAGTTAagcatcaggaaaaacattCTCGCTGGCACTCATAAGAGACAACTCCCTATCCGTCACTATCACTAATGGTAGCTCAATACTATTATCCTCCATAATTGATCGAAGCCGTTGAAGTACCCACAAGTAATTGTAAATACGCTCACCACCTATGTAGGCAAATGCAATTGAAAATGTTAAACAAGTTGATGTAATCCCAACAACTTCAAACAACGGCATCCGATATCTATTAGTCTTGTACGTACAGTCTAATAACAAAACACGTGAAAAAGTACGTAGCAAATCAATACACGTCGGATGGGCCCACATCAAATCAACTACAGTGTCTGTACCGTCAATAGAAGATCTATGGTACTCATAATACTTGAGGTCGAATAGTTTACCCAATAAATATTGCATTTGTGTCCTTCCGGCCTTCTCAATTACACGATGCCTCTGCCGTGCATTATAAATAGTTCTAAGTGTCGTTGCATTTGAAGGATAGCGATTCTTTATGGTACAAAGAATCTCCTTTGGTCGCAATAAATTCTTAGACATGTCATGTCTACCAACAACTCTGTTTGCTCATGTGTCAATCTCCCTGCATAACTATGTCCCTCAAAATACTCAACAGCAGGATGATTGTGCGTTCCCTATTTTATAACTTCCAGAAGCCAACCATcccctattttatttttctttcccttaaGTAAGAATGGACAACCACACTTTTTGGTACCGGTAGTTAGACGTTTCTTGGCATTCTTAGAGTCAACACTAATCGTGGGCCTATATGAACCAAACCTTTCGCATGCAAGCAACACTCGCGGCTTCCTACCATTTCCACCGCAATCAGAGGCTCTGATCGTAAGGACATGTCCACTTTGTATAGCAACCCCTCGAGCCCAAGAAATCAACTGATCTTTACTTTTGTATATCTGTCAGAGAATCACCAAATTAGTATATAAAAATGAACGAGGAAAATAAATTTCCTTAATTATAGTATACTCACATCATATGTGATAAATTTGTTGGTATAATCAGCCTTCATTAATTCAGAACTTGTCGTCGTAATATCTTGAAAAGAATGCTGCGAAGGGGGAATGGTTGACTAACATAAAATCGACATAGTCAACCGATTTTTACCAACAAAAAGATCACTATACACCGTTTTTTTCATACAAAAAGGGTCATATTTACCCTTTTTTAGTAATATAAACGGCTCCTTTCCCGTTTTATGGTAATACAAACGGCAAAGCGTGCCGTTTTGATGTCATAAAAACGACATATGGTGTCGTCGTTTATTGGAAATAAAAACGGCTCAATCTTGTGGATCGGTCAGAAAACTatttcaaaccctaaaatacTTTCATCTTCATCATGATCATTGTTCTCATTGTATATAATGTTGATCTCGAAATGTTGTAACTGATTTGTCTTCGTATAATTTGTATGTAGCTCGTCATCTTCCATCTTTAACGATTTTGATATTCTCTACAATGTTTCTTAGAGTGAAAACTAGATTTTCTTTTTGagaatggtgtaaacttagtaatcatcaataaaaaatataaaaatatttcttttaaatatttaGGTTAAGAGTTTATATGTTATTGTATATTAGgatatttttgaaaactaaaaaaatttaaaaagtggtGTAGACTTAATATATTAATGgtgtgtatataaaatttctctttttataattgagattttcttcacttaaataaatttattttttcattaaatatatttatattgagtAATTATATGATCAATAACTAATAAATTAAGCACCTAAATTTCCATTAATTTCAGGCTTCCATTTAGTTTTGTTTGGTCCGTGCATAGTGATGTGCATGTGAAAAAACATGATAAAATTCTCCAGAAAGCTTCGGTTGTCTATTTGATCTCAACTCCCGAGTGCTCCTTTCCTCACAACCGAACAGGTACCAATTTGATCTTAGCTTctgcttttttcttctttttctgtttcaaaCGATTGCCTTTTAGTTCTGTAGAGATAGATGTTTCTTTCTGCGTTTTTCTTTTCCTGCTTTTGTTAATATCGAGCGGAAATAAGTTTTATGACAAAATCCATTATTGGCTGATAGAATTATGCATGCCCTAATCAGGGTTCTCGATAGAATCTTTAGATCTATAGGTCCGACTTTTACTGTTAGTTTTGGGTGAATCGAATTGATCAGTCTTCTTGATTTATCTGAAAACTGTGTTTGTGAGATGGTTTTTAGGGAGATTCTTTGAACAGTTTAATCCTAGATAGAAATGGATCTGGTTCATTTTCTCATATACTCATGTAGTGGACCCCAAAATTTTGGTTAAAGACTTTGGTTGATGATGAGGTGGAT
This genomic interval carries:
- the LOC120007295 gene encoding uncharacterized protein LOC120007295; protein product: MSKNLLRPKEILCTIKNRYPSNATTLRTIYNARQRHRVIEKAGRTQMQYLLGKLFDLKYYEYHRSSIDDCTYKTNRYRMPLFEVVGITSTCLTFSIAFAYIGGERIYNYLWVLQRLRSIMEDNSIELPLVIVTDRELWHINKNILAKCKKMFSDKASWELFDSIWNTVVLADNEDDYLRRVNDLMTTFNRNPSPVEYVLDTWLNPYKERFVAAFTNKYKHLGTTATNRRTYGIPCSHELARYVRDDVPIPLSALDTHWSRLQIIPRDPPYVSQVMKEDPSKWSYYQRKIREVFDPNTTHLTEPRDKFKTRVRLSKAELSTHRAPSAFELVDSTCIDKSSQSSKLTSTDKKIFVSRNSNITSMVVVEKPLGINIYRGQFPSAIDKYINDIVDVAADGNCGYRAVAGLMGIDVKDG